The Kaustia mangrovi genome has a segment encoding these proteins:
- a CDS encoding GFA family protein — protein sequence MTAAHMPLAGACRCGRIGLEISAPPVMTSACHCRGCQRMSASAFSLSAMVPAQAFRVMGGEPVKGGAMSPQIDHYFCPDCKTWMFTEIAGLDGLVNVRSTMLDDPAWSRPFIETMTAEKLAWARTPARHSYEGFPPPEDFGRLLEEFAAER from the coding sequence ATGACCGCCGCACATATGCCGCTCGCCGGCGCCTGCCGCTGCGGGCGTATCGGTCTGGAGATTTCCGCGCCGCCCGTCATGACGTCGGCCTGCCATTGCCGCGGCTGCCAGCGCATGAGCGCGAGCGCCTTCTCCCTGTCCGCCATGGTGCCGGCGCAGGCGTTCCGCGTCATGGGAGGCGAGCCGGTCAAGGGCGGTGCGATGAGCCCGCAGATCGACCACTATTTCTGTCCCGACTGCAAGACGTGGATGTTCACGGAGATCGCGGGGCTGGACGGGCTGGTCAATGTGCGCTCCACCATGCTCGACGATCCGGCATGGAGCCGGCCCTTCATCGAGACCATGACGGCAGAGAAGCTTGCCTGGGCGCGAACCCCGGCCCGGCACAGCTATGAGGGCTTCCCGCCGCCGGAGGATTTCGGGCGCCTTCTCGAAGAGTTCGCCGCGGAGAGGTGA
- the lptM gene encoding LPS translocon maturation chaperone LptM: MRQTGIIAFLIALGLAVASCGVRGDLDPPPGADQQKPDEPFILDPVIQ; this comes from the coding sequence GTGCGCCAGACCGGTATCATCGCGTTCCTGATCGCGCTCGGGCTCGCGGTCGCCTCCTGCGGCGTGCGCGGCGATCTCGACCCCCCGCCCGGCGCCGACCAGCAGAAACCGGACGAGCCCTTCATTCTCGATCCCGTCATCCAGTAG
- a CDS encoding 3-hydroxybutyryl-CoA dehydrogenase: MEIRKVGVIGAGQMGNGIAHVCAVAGFDVGLNDISRERIESALATINGNLARQARGGKISEEARKAALDRISIVDTYEGLADCDLIIESAVEEEEIKRKIFSELCPVLPETTLIATNTSSISITRLAASTDRPEQFMGIHFMNPVPVMELVELIRGIATDDETFTSAREFVAKLDKTAAVAEDFPAFIVNRILLPMINEAVYTLYEGVGTVEAIDTAMRLGAHHPMGPLELADFIGLDTCLSIMQVLYEGLADSKYRPCPLLVKYVEAGWLGRKTQRGFYDYRGETPVPTR, translated from the coding sequence ATGGAAATCCGCAAGGTCGGTGTAATCGGCGCCGGGCAGATGGGCAACGGCATCGCCCATGTCTGTGCAGTGGCCGGCTTCGATGTCGGCCTCAACGACATCTCCCGCGAGCGCATCGAATCCGCGCTGGCCACGATCAACGGCAATCTCGCCCGCCAGGCCCGCGGCGGCAAGATCTCCGAGGAGGCCCGCAAGGCGGCGCTCGACCGCATTTCCATCGTGGACACCTATGAAGGTCTCGCCGACTGTGACCTGATCATCGAGTCCGCCGTCGAGGAGGAGGAGATCAAGCGCAAGATCTTCTCCGAGCTCTGCCCGGTCCTCCCCGAGACGACGCTGATCGCGACGAACACCTCGTCGATCTCGATCACCAGGCTCGCCGCCTCCACCGACCGGCCCGAGCAGTTCATGGGCATCCACTTCATGAACCCGGTGCCGGTCATGGAGCTCGTCGAGCTCATCCGCGGGATCGCCACCGACGACGAGACCTTCACCAGCGCGCGCGAATTCGTCGCCAAGCTCGACAAGACCGCGGCTGTGGCGGAGGATTTCCCGGCCTTCATCGTCAACCGCATCCTCCTGCCGATGATCAACGAGGCGGTCTATACGCTCTATGAGGGCGTCGGCACGGTGGAGGCCATCGACACCGCCATGCGGCTCGGCGCGCATCACCCGATGGGGCCGCTGGAGCTCGCCGACTTCATCGGGCTGGACACCTGCCTGTCCATCATGCAGGTGCTCTATGAGGGGCTCGCCGATTCCAAGTACCGCCCCTGCCCGCTTCTGGTGAAATATGTCGAGGCCGGCTGGCTCGGCCGCAAGACCCAGCGCGGCTTCTACGACTATCGCGGCGAGACACCCGTCCCCACGCGCTAG
- the argH gene encoding argininosuccinate lyase, translating to MTNRMWGGRFAGTPSEIMEEINASIAFDQRFFAQDIAGSKAHCAMLAETGIISAEDAAEITGGLDRIQRDMEAGAFTFSRALEDIHMNIEARLAELIGPAAGRLHTARSRNDQVATDFRLYVRDTVDHLDEQLAGLQRALAKKAAAHADTIMPGFTHLQTAQPVTFGHHCLAYVEMAARDRGRFADARRRMNESPLGAAALAGTSFPIDRDMTARTLGFDAPMRNSLDAVSARDFVLETLATAAIAATHLSRFAEELVIWSSAQFRFVRLSDRFTTGSSIMPQKRNPDAAELVRAKAGRVIGALATLMVVMKGLPLAYSKDMQEDKEPAFDALDTLSLAIAAMTGMVEDMEPDREAMRAAAAHGFSTATDLADWLVRVLGLPFREAHHVTGSLVSRAEQAGIDLKDLPLAAMQEVEPRITDDVFSVLSVEASVASRESLGGTAPDNVRREAERWLKALKG from the coding sequence GTGACCAATCGGATGTGGGGAGGCCGGTTCGCCGGCACACCGAGCGAGATCATGGAGGAGATCAACGCCTCCATCGCCTTCGACCAGCGTTTCTTCGCCCAAGATATCGCCGGTTCCAAGGCGCACTGCGCGATGCTTGCCGAGACCGGCATCATCTCCGCCGAGGATGCCGCGGAGATTACAGGCGGACTGGACCGGATACAACGCGACATGGAGGCCGGCGCGTTCACGTTTTCGCGCGCGCTGGAGGACATCCACATGAATATCGAGGCGCGCCTGGCGGAGCTCATCGGCCCCGCCGCCGGCCGGCTCCACACCGCACGCTCGCGCAACGACCAGGTGGCGACCGACTTCCGCCTCTATGTGCGCGACACCGTCGACCATCTCGACGAACAGCTCGCCGGCCTCCAGCGCGCGCTGGCCAAGAAGGCCGCCGCCCATGCCGACACGATCATGCCGGGCTTCACCCATCTCCAGACGGCCCAGCCGGTCACCTTCGGCCATCACTGCCTCGCCTATGTGGAGATGGCCGCGCGCGACCGCGGCCGGTTCGCCGACGCCCGCAGGCGGATGAACGAATCGCCGCTCGGCGCGGCCGCCCTTGCGGGGACCTCCTTCCCCATCGACCGCGACATGACGGCGCGGACGCTCGGCTTCGACGCGCCCATGCGCAATTCGCTCGATGCCGTGTCCGCGCGCGACTTCGTGCTGGAGACGCTCGCCACCGCGGCCATCGCCGCCACCCATCTCTCGCGCTTCGCAGAGGAGCTCGTGATCTGGTCGTCGGCGCAGTTCCGCTTCGTCAGGCTGTCCGACCGCTTCACCACCGGCTCCTCCATCATGCCGCAGAAGCGCAATCCGGACGCTGCGGAGCTGGTGCGCGCCAAGGCCGGCCGCGTCATCGGCGCGCTCGCCACCCTCATGGTGGTCATGAAGGGCCTCCCGCTCGCCTATTCGAAGGACATGCAGGAGGACAAGGAGCCCGCCTTCGACGCGCTCGACACGCTCTCGCTCGCCATCGCCGCCATGACCGGCATGGTGGAGGACATGGAGCCCGACCGCGAGGCCATGCGCGCCGCCGCCGCCCACGGCTTCTCCACCGCGACCGATCTTGCCGACTGGCTCGTGCGCGTCCTCGGCCTGCCCTTCCGCGAGGCCCATCACGTGACGGGCTCGCTGGTGTCCAGGGCCGAGCAGGCCGGTATCGACCTCAAGGACCTGCCGCTCGCGGCCATGCAGGAGGTCGAGCCGCGCATCACCGACGATGTGTTCTCCGTGCTCTCCGTGGAGGCCTCCGTCGCCTCGCGCGAGAGCCTCGGCGGCACCGCGCCCGACAATGTCCGCCGCGAGGCGGAGCGCTGGCTCAAGGCGCTCAAGGGCTAG
- a CDS encoding TlpA family protein disulfide reductase yields the protein MPEQENPRRKFRIAMLSLAAVAIVAVGAALYLMSAPERNGADGPAVAAGDAEPLDPALASGAVSAFVVKETPAPVPEISFKDAEGGPRTLKDWRGRVVLLNLWATWCAPCREEMPALAKLQKELGGEDFEVVAVSIDREGGKVAGPFLEEVGATNLALYQDPSTKILNALMAPGLPTTLLIDRQGHELGRLMGPAVWDSQEAKALVSAVIADGKTAE from the coding sequence ATGCCCGAACAGGAAAATCCGCGCCGGAAATTCCGGATTGCCATGCTCAGCCTGGCGGCGGTCGCCATCGTCGCCGTTGGTGCTGCCCTTTACCTGATGTCCGCGCCCGAGCGCAATGGCGCGGATGGTCCCGCGGTCGCAGCGGGCGATGCCGAACCCCTCGACCCGGCGCTCGCCAGCGGCGCGGTCAGCGCCTTCGTGGTGAAGGAGACGCCGGCGCCGGTGCCGGAGATTTCCTTCAAGGACGCCGAGGGCGGGCCGCGCACGCTGAAGGACTGGCGCGGCCGCGTGGTGCTGCTCAATCTGTGGGCCACATGGTGCGCGCCGTGCCGGGAGGAGATGCCGGCGCTCGCCAAGCTCCAGAAGGAGCTCGGCGGGGAGGATTTCGAGGTCGTCGCGGTCAGCATCGACCGCGAGGGCGGCAAGGTCGCCGGGCCGTTCCTGGAGGAGGTCGGCGCGACGAACCTCGCGCTCTATCAGGACCCGTCGACGAAGATCCTCAACGCGCTGATGGCGCCCGGCCTTCCGACCACGCTGCTGATCGACCGGCAGGGCCACGAGCTCGGCCGTCTCATGGGGCCGGCCGTGTGGGATTCGCAAGAGGCCAAGGCGCTCGTCTCCGCGGTGATCGCGGACGGCAAGACGGCCGAATAG
- a CDS encoding electron transfer flavoprotein subunit alpha/FixB family protein: MAVLLIAEHDNSEVKDATHKALAAAKELGGDIHVLVAGKDCGAAADQAAKLDGVAKVLKCDDAMFERPLAEPMAALIVGLADGYDTLIAPATTNGKNYMPRVAALLDVMQISDITAVKSPTSFERPIYAGNAIQTVETSDAKKVITVRTAAFQPVGEGGSASLEDVAAPENPGLSEYIEENLTKSDRPELTSARIVISGGRGMQSGDNFHMLEKVADKLGAAVGASRAAVDAGFVPNDYQVGQTGKVVSPELYVAVGISGAIQHLAGMKDSKVIVAINKDDEAPIFQVADYGLVADLFQAVPELEEELSKAGY, translated from the coding sequence ATGGCCGTTCTCTTGATTGCCGAACACGACAATTCGGAAGTGAAGGACGCGACCCACAAGGCGCTCGCCGCGGCGAAGGAGCTCGGCGGCGACATTCACGTGCTGGTCGCCGGCAAGGATTGCGGCGCGGCGGCCGATCAGGCGGCGAAGCTCGACGGCGTCGCCAAGGTTCTGAAATGCGACGACGCCATGTTCGAGCGTCCGCTGGCGGAGCCCATGGCCGCGCTCATCGTCGGGCTTGCCGACGGCTACGACACGCTGATCGCGCCCGCCACGACCAACGGCAAGAACTACATGCCGCGCGTCGCCGCCCTGCTCGACGTGATGCAGATCTCCGACATCACCGCGGTCAAGTCGCCGACCAGCTTCGAGCGTCCGATCTATGCCGGCAATGCCATCCAGACGGTGGAGACGAGCGACGCCAAGAAGGTGATCACCGTGCGCACCGCCGCCTTCCAGCCCGTCGGCGAGGGCGGCTCGGCGTCGCTCGAGGACGTCGCCGCGCCCGAGAATCCGGGCCTGTCGGAATATATCGAGGAGAACCTCACCAAGTCCGACCGGCCGGAGCTGACCTCCGCCCGGATCGTGATCTCCGGCGGCCGCGGCATGCAGTCCGGCGACAACTTCCATATGCTGGAAAAGGTCGCCGACAAGCTCGGCGCCGCCGTCGGCGCGAGCCGCGCGGCCGTCGATGCGGGCTTCGTGCCGAACGACTATCAGGTCGGCCAGACCGGCAAGGTCGTCTCCCCGGAGCTCTATGTCGCGGTCGGCATTTCCGGCGCGATCCAGCATCTCGCCGGCATGAAGGACTCCAAGGTTATTGTCGCCATCAACAAGGACGACGAGGCGCCGATCTTCCAGGTGGCCGATTACGGCCTCGTCGCCGACCTGTTCCAGGCGGTGCCGGAACTGGAGGAGGAGCTTTCGAAGGCCGGTTATTGA
- the lysA gene encoding diaminopimelate decarboxylase — MHFFAYRDGVLHAEDTDLRAIAEAVGTPFYCYSTATLERHYRVFAEPFEGSDYLVCYSPKANSNQAVIKTLADMGAGADVVSEGELRRARAAGIPGERIVFSGVGKTREEMAYALSENILCFNVESEPELALLNEVALAAGRTAPVSIRINPDVDARTHAKISTGKAEDKFGISWLHAEEVYRHAAAMPGLKVKGVDMHIGSQITDLEPFEQACTLIADLVGRLRAAGHEIEHVDVGGGLGIPYRDGDPEPPRPEVYAQLVRRFFEPLGCRMIMEPGRLIAGNAGILVTRVVYVKHGDARSFVIVDAAMNDLIRPTLYEAYHEIRPVAEPAPHGDTIVADVVGPVCESGDYLARRRQLAEPKPGDLLAVMTAGAYGAVLSGTYNTRRLVPEVMVRGAQHSVVRRRPTYEELIGLDSLAAWQDA, encoded by the coding sequence ATGCATTTCTTCGCCTACCGGGATGGCGTGCTCCACGCCGAGGACACCGACCTGCGCGCCATCGCGGAGGCCGTGGGCACGCCCTTCTACTGCTATTCCACCGCGACGCTCGAACGGCACTACCGCGTCTTCGCGGAGCCCTTCGAGGGATCGGACTATCTCGTCTGCTACTCGCCCAAGGCCAATTCCAACCAGGCCGTGATCAAGACGCTCGCCGACATGGGCGCGGGCGCCGACGTGGTCTCGGAGGGCGAGCTGCGCCGGGCGCGCGCGGCGGGCATTCCGGGCGAACGCATCGTCTTCTCCGGGGTCGGCAAGACGCGCGAGGAGATGGCCTATGCTCTGTCGGAGAACATTCTCTGCTTCAATGTGGAATCGGAGCCCGAGCTCGCGCTGCTGAACGAGGTGGCGCTCGCGGCGGGCCGGACGGCACCCGTCTCCATCCGCATCAATCCGGATGTCGACGCACGCACCCACGCCAAGATCTCCACCGGCAAGGCGGAAGACAAGTTCGGCATCTCCTGGCTCCATGCCGAGGAGGTCTATCGCCACGCCGCCGCCATGCCGGGCCTCAAGGTGAAGGGCGTCGACATGCATATCGGCAGCCAGATCACCGACCTCGAACCCTTCGAGCAGGCCTGCACGCTGATCGCCGACCTGGTGGGCCGCCTGCGCGCGGCGGGCCACGAGATCGAGCATGTCGATGTCGGCGGCGGCCTCGGCATCCCCTATCGCGACGGCGATCCCGAGCCGCCCCGGCCGGAGGTCTATGCGCAGCTCGTCCGCCGCTTCTTCGAGCCGCTCGGCTGCCGCATGATCATGGAGCCGGGCCGCCTCATCGCCGGCAATGCCGGCATCCTGGTGACCAGAGTGGTCTATGTGAAGCACGGCGACGCCCGCAGCTTCGTCATCGTCGATGCCGCGATGAACGACCTGATCCGCCCGACGCTCTACGAGGCCTATCACGAGATCCGGCCGGTGGCGGAGCCCGCACCGCACGGCGACACCATCGTCGCCGACGTGGTCGGCCCGGTCTGCGAGAGCGGCGACTATCTCGCCCGGCGCCGGCAGCTTGCCGAACCGAAGCCCGGCGACCTGCTCGCCGTCATGACCGCCGGGGCCTATGGCGCGGTGCTGTCGGGCACCTACAATACGCGCCGGCTGGTGCCGGAAGTCATGGTGCGCGGCGCGCAGCATTCCGTCGTGCGCCGGCGCCCGACCTACGAGGAGCTGATCGGGCTCGACAGCCTCGCGGCGTGGCAGGACGCCTGA